A genomic region of Chitinimonas arctica contains the following coding sequences:
- a CDS encoding NAD+ synthase, whose amino-acid sequence MTLRISLAQLDYTLCDFDGNLARMRVAIAAASQAGADLLVFSELCLSGYYPQDIVEEPDFLPRQQAALDALLELSRATDTALAIGAVTRNEGVGKPLHNSLLLIKRGEIVLRYDKQLLPTYNIFDERRHFEPGVNQAALFELKGHRLGFLICEDAWNSEGKDYAIDPVKTLAEAGAELLISINASPSHVGKPAQRHALFAGIARHWRLPLVYVNQVGANDQIVFDGGSFVVDPLHGVVHHLPLFETALETLEFEQGFRRQGQALDQAVELHLADSEFYYRQIILGLRDYAAKIGFHKVVVGCSGGIDSALTLALAADALGAHNVVAITMPSQYSSRGSVTDSVALCANLGVSLLEHPIAELVAGYRAGFAGHFHTQPSGLTVENLQARIRGTILMEYSNHFGHLLLTTGNKSEISVGYCTLYGDTNGGLNIIGDLYKTEVFALAAHYNQRHGRELIPQAIIDKPPSAELAPDQQDSDSLPPYPVLDEILKLHIEGSRLRPAEHAHADAFVAELLAAGDGALVERVLGLVAKSEFKRRQAPPIIRVRNRAFGNGRQMPIATAW is encoded by the coding sequence ATGACGCTACGTATTTCGCTTGCCCAACTCGACTACACCCTGTGCGACTTCGACGGCAACCTGGCCCGCATGCGCGTCGCCATCGCCGCGGCCAGCCAGGCCGGGGCCGACCTGCTGGTGTTTTCCGAACTGTGCCTGTCCGGCTACTACCCGCAGGATATCGTCGAGGAACCGGATTTCCTGCCGCGCCAGCAAGCGGCGCTCGATGCCTTGCTCGAACTCTCGCGCGCCACCGACACGGCGCTGGCGATCGGCGCGGTCACGCGCAACGAAGGGGTGGGCAAGCCTTTGCACAACAGCCTGTTGCTGATCAAGCGCGGCGAGATCGTGCTGCGCTACGACAAGCAGTTGCTGCCCACCTACAATATTTTCGACGAGCGCCGCCATTTCGAACCGGGCGTGAACCAGGCCGCCCTATTCGAACTGAAGGGCCATAGGCTGGGTTTCCTGATTTGCGAGGATGCCTGGAATAGCGAGGGCAAGGATTACGCCATCGATCCGGTCAAAACCTTGGCCGAAGCCGGCGCCGAGCTGTTGATCAGCATCAACGCCAGCCCCTCCCATGTCGGCAAGCCGGCGCAACGCCATGCGCTATTCGCCGGCATCGCACGCCACTGGCGCTTGCCGCTGGTCTACGTCAACCAGGTGGGCGCCAATGATCAGATCGTGTTCGACGGCGGCTCCTTCGTGGTCGATCCCTTGCACGGCGTGGTGCACCATCTGCCGCTGTTCGAAACGGCGCTGGAAACGCTGGAGTTCGAGCAGGGTTTTCGCCGCCAGGGCCAGGCGCTGGATCAGGCCGTCGAGCTGCACCTGGCCGACAGCGAGTTCTATTATCGGCAAATCATCCTGGGCCTGCGCGACTACGCTGCCAAGATCGGCTTCCATAAAGTGGTGGTGGGCTGTTCCGGCGGCATAGACAGCGCGCTGACCCTGGCGCTCGCCGCCGACGCCCTGGGTGCGCACAATGTGGTCGCGATCACCATGCCATCGCAGTACTCCAGCCGAGGCAGCGTGACCGACTCGGTGGCGCTGTGCGCCAATCTCGGGGTGTCGCTGCTGGAACATCCCATTGCGGAACTGGTGGCCGGCTACCGTGCCGGCTTCGCCGGCCATTTCCATACGCAGCCCTCCGGTTTGACCGTGGAAAACCTGCAAGCGCGCATCCGCGGCACCATTCTGATGGAGTATTCCAACCACTTCGGCCATCTTCTGCTCACCACCGGCAATAAATCGGAGATTTCGGTCGGCTATTGCACGCTGTATGGCGATACCAACGGCGGCCTCAATATCATCGGCGATCTGTACAAGACCGAAGTCTTTGCCCTCGCCGCCCATTACAACCAGCGGCATGGCCGCGAGCTGATCCCGCAAGCCATCATCGACAAGCCTCCATCGGCCGAACTGGCGCCGGACCAGCAGGATAGCGATTCGCTCCCGCCCTACCCGGTGCTGGATGAAATCCTCAAGCTACATATCGAGGGCAGCCGCTTGCGGCCGGCCGAACACGCGCATGCCGACGCCTTCGTCGCCGAGCTGCTGGCGGCCGGCGACGGGGCCTTGGTCGAGCGGGTGCTGGGTCTGGTGGCCAAGTCCGAATTCAAGCGCCGCCAGGCGCCCCCCATCATCCGGGTGCGCAATCGCGCCTTCGGCAATGGTCGGCAAATGCCGATCGCCACGGCTTGGTGA
- the pncB gene encoding nicotinate phosphoribosyltransferase, giving the protein MSAASFDPVILSLLDTDLYKFTMMQEILHSQPETQAEYTFKCRNRPELPLAALRGEIEAQLDHLCGLRFGEDELAYLGGLRFIKSDFVDFLRLFQLQRRFIRLEADGDGLDIRVSGPMLHCMLFEIYVLAIVNEAYFRQFAQEAAWAAGEQKLAAKLAALQAFAAEPARRAPFVFFDFGTRRRFSREWHAHVVATLAREAAPFMRGTSNVLLAWRHGLTPIGTMAHEYLQAFQSFGSRLRDFQKNALEHWVREYRGDLGIALTDVVGMDAFLRDFDLYFCKLFDGLRHDSGDPFAWGEKAIAHYHAMKIDPNSKMLVFSDGLNLEKSFALHRHFADRARTGFGIGTDLSNDCGHTPLQIVMKLVHCNDQPVAKISDSPGKGMCEDANFLNYLCDVFQTERR; this is encoded by the coding sequence ATGTCTGCCGCTTCGTTCGACCCGGTCATCCTTTCGCTGCTGGATACCGATCTGTACAAATTCACCATGATGCAGGAGATCCTGCATAGCCAGCCCGAGACCCAGGCGGAATACACCTTCAAGTGCCGTAATCGGCCCGAACTGCCGCTGGCCGCGCTGCGCGGCGAGATCGAGGCTCAATTGGACCATCTCTGCGGACTACGCTTCGGCGAAGACGAATTGGCCTATCTCGGCGGTCTGCGTTTCATCAAATCCGACTTTGTCGATTTCCTGCGCCTTTTCCAATTGCAACGGCGTTTTATCCGCCTGGAAGCGGATGGCGACGGGCTGGATATTCGTGTCAGCGGCCCCATGCTGCATTGCATGCTGTTCGAAATCTATGTGCTGGCCATCGTCAACGAAGCGTATTTCCGCCAGTTCGCGCAAGAAGCGGCCTGGGCCGCCGGCGAGCAAAAGCTGGCCGCCAAGCTGGCCGCGCTGCAAGCCTTTGCCGCCGAGCCGGCGCGGCGGGCACCCTTCGTCTTTTTCGACTTCGGCACGCGCCGCCGGTTTTCGCGCGAGTGGCATGCCCATGTGGTGGCGACACTGGCGCGCGAAGCCGCCCCGTTCATGCGCGGCACCAGCAATGTCCTGTTGGCCTGGCGGCATGGGCTGACGCCCATCGGCACCATGGCGCACGAGTATCTGCAAGCTTTCCAGTCCTTCGGTTCGCGGCTGCGCGATTTCCAGAAAAACGCATTGGAACATTGGGTGCGCGAATATCGCGGCGACCTGGGCATTGCCCTGACCGATGTGGTCGGCATGGATGCCTTCCTGCGCGATTTCGACCTGTATTTCTGCAAGCTGTTCGACGGCTTGCGCCATGACTCGGGCGATCCCTTCGCTTGGGGCGAGAAGGCCATCGCCCACTATCACGCCATGAAGATCGATCCCAACAGCAAGATGCTGGTATTCAGCGACGGCCTGAACCTGGAAAAGTCCTTCGCGCTGCACCGCCATTTCGCCGACCGCGCCCGTACCGGTTTCGGCATCGGTACCGATCTCAGCAACGACTGCGGCCATACCCCGCTGCAAATCGTGATGAAGCTGGTGCATTGCAACGACCAGCCGGTAGCCAAGATCAGCGATAGCCCGGGCAAGGGGATGTGCGAGGACGCAAACTTCCTGAACTATCTATGCGATGTATTCCAGACGGAACGCCGGTGA
- a CDS encoding Rpn family recombination-promoting nuclease/putative transposase → MSTSTPHDALFKNFLTNPDTARDFLKVHLPPALRDRCDLSTLRLESSSFIEPDLCAYYSDILYSVETAGQDGYIYVLIEHQSTADKLMAFRLMRYCIAAMHNHLQQGNDRLPLVVPLLFYHGRVSPYPYSTDWLDLFDRPEAAVNLYTRPFPLVDVTVIPDEEIRQHKGIAQLEYVQKYIGVRDIAPLVEELFDLNQSNPCTPDQMKSLLTYVIQVGETSLPNALLATLARGAPQYEEFVMTTIAQMFEERGEKRGEQRGLELGRAENKDTLLKVARAMLERGMDKATVMQLTGLVETDLKQASD, encoded by the coding sequence ATGAGCACCTCGACCCCGCACGATGCGCTGTTCAAGAATTTTTTAACCAATCCCGATACGGCGCGAGATTTCCTGAAGGTGCATTTGCCGCCCGCACTGCGCGACCGATGTGATTTGAGCACGCTGCGATTGGAATCCAGTTCCTTTATCGAGCCGGATTTGTGTGCTTACTACTCGGATATCCTGTATTCGGTCGAAACCGCTGGCCAGGATGGGTATATCTACGTGCTGATCGAGCACCAATCGACCGCGGACAAGCTCATGGCTTTCCGGCTGATGCGTTATTGCATTGCCGCCATGCATAATCATCTGCAACAAGGCAATGATCGCCTACCCTTGGTGGTGCCGCTCTTGTTCTACCACGGCCGCGTCAGCCCTTACCCCTACAGCACCGACTGGCTTGATCTGTTTGACCGGCCGGAAGCCGCCGTCAACCTGTATACCAGGCCCTTCCCGCTGGTGGATGTCACGGTGATACCGGACGAAGAAATTCGCCAGCACAAAGGCATCGCCCAATTGGAGTACGTTCAGAAGTACATTGGCGTGCGTGATATCGCTCCGCTGGTTGAGGAACTGTTCGACTTGAACCAGTCAAACCCCTGTACCCCCGACCAAATGAAAAGCCTGCTGACTTATGTCATACAGGTAGGGGAAACCAGCCTGCCGAATGCTTTGTTGGCAACCTTGGCGCGTGGTGCGCCACAGTATGAGGAGTTTGTGATGACAACCATCGCCCAAATGTTTGAAGAGCGCGGTGAGAAGCGTGGAGAACAGCGCGGTTTGGAACTTGGGCGCGCAGAAAATAAAGATACGTTGCTAAAAGTCGCCCGTGCCATGCTGGAGAGAGGTATGGACAAAGCCACCGTGATGCAGCTAACGGGGCTTGTCGAAACAGATCTCAAGCAGGCGAGCGACTGA
- a CDS encoding diguanylate cyclase domain-containing protein, whose amino-acid sequence MHNCLRTGFTLGFVVLLVGAALPFSLSFQVAARHEAATAEERTLDQLDALLSAYKDAETGERGYMLAGQEAYLTPYRRGQDDIRALLPPLRDKLARVSAQRQSFSRLLALDAQFARYQAERIAARRRDDQAGGEHTDHGKRLMDGIRVEVAGLQAHVKARLRNLSAGARQLDEWNRRAIVIVTLIDLLLFGAVYVFALRSLRTQQENGEALQAANSHLLREGERRHADAQQMERHAQRLTQIIATQSELAQSAMDMTHFLDVVVQRMLVLTPASGAVVEMVEGDEMVYRAGSGTVAEFVGLRLQRGSSLSGLCVRAGTVIVSADCANDERVDQVARRKVGAGSMVVAPLFRAGEAVGVVKVIAPTAHGFDGNDIQTLQLMAGMLGAALGNQLQFQRNDALLTERTQTLAALERELLRREKYEIELQRGRERIQSIIAASHEAFICIDSAGLVTDWNARAVSIFGWEQAEVMGQPLEQLIIPETLREKHRQGIAHFLATGEGPVLNRRIELPARRRDGSEIPVELTITVLRKEGAVEFPCFLHDISERKHSEALLLKQQETLRSISDNLPALVGFVDSEERFQYCNRQFQAMLGLDVLGMTLEQAMGKEFHTAIAPLITAALQGEPARSDSAMMTLQGMRDFEGRFIPQTDIGGNVVGFHIIAWDITERKQREREWQSRASVDALTGLLNRAFFLEALELALRRHRRTGEALAVLYLDIDHFKQINDQHGHAAGDAVLQAFAGYLKGALRESDIVGRFGGDEFCVALDNVQSPDNAAAVAEKILAAAQQPVLFQGTSLSISTSIGIAFVDMPALRAEHLIPMADAALYRAKQAGRNRYSLDVVPPASMVFE is encoded by the coding sequence ATGCACAATTGCTTACGCACCGGATTCACGCTTGGCTTCGTCGTCCTGCTGGTGGGCGCGGCGCTGCCGTTCTCGCTTTCCTTCCAGGTGGCTGCCCGGCACGAGGCCGCAACGGCCGAGGAAAGGACGCTGGACCAGCTGGATGCCTTGCTGTCTGCCTACAAGGATGCGGAAACCGGCGAACGGGGCTATATGTTGGCCGGTCAAGAAGCCTATCTGACCCCCTATCGGCGCGGCCAGGACGATATCCGGGCGCTGCTGCCTCCGCTGCGCGACAAGCTGGCGCGAGTGTCCGCCCAACGGCAATCCTTCTCCCGGCTGCTGGCGCTGGATGCGCAATTTGCCCGCTACCAGGCGGAGCGGATCGCAGCACGCCGACGCGACGACCAAGCCGGCGGAGAGCACACCGATCATGGCAAGCGCCTGATGGATGGCATCCGTGTGGAGGTTGCCGGCCTGCAGGCGCATGTGAAAGCGCGACTGCGGAACCTCTCGGCCGGCGCCCGGCAGCTGGATGAGTGGAACCGGCGCGCCATCGTCATCGTCACCTTGATCGATCTGCTGCTGTTCGGCGCCGTCTATGTATTCGCCCTGCGCAGCCTGCGTACCCAGCAAGAAAACGGTGAAGCCTTGCAGGCCGCCAACAGCCATCTCTTGCGCGAGGGCGAGCGGCGCCACGCCGATGCCCAGCAGATGGAGCGACATGCCCAGCGGCTGACCCAAATCATCGCTACCCAATCCGAGTTGGCGCAATCAGCCATGGATATGACGCATTTCCTGGATGTGGTGGTACAGCGCATGCTGGTGCTCACGCCGGCCAGCGGCGCCGTGGTGGAGATGGTGGAAGGCGATGAAATGGTCTATCGGGCCGGCAGCGGCACGGTGGCTGAATTTGTCGGCCTGCGCCTGCAACGAGGCAGCAGCCTGTCGGGCCTATGCGTGCGGGCGGGGACGGTCATCGTTTCGGCCGATTGCGCCAACGACGAACGGGTGGACCAGGTCGCCCGCCGCAAGGTGGGCGCCGGTTCCATGGTGGTGGCGCCGCTGTTCCGGGCCGGCGAGGCGGTCGGCGTGGTCAAGGTGATCGCCCCCACCGCGCACGGCTTCGATGGCAACGATATCCAGACCCTGCAATTGATGGCCGGCATGCTGGGTGCGGCACTCGGCAACCAGCTGCAGTTTCAGCGCAATGACGCGCTGTTGACCGAACGCACCCAAACGCTCGCGGCACTGGAACGAGAGCTGTTGCGTCGCGAGAAATACGAAATCGAGCTACAGCGAGGCCGAGAGCGAATCCAGTCCATCATCGCCGCTTCGCACGAGGCCTTTATCTGCATAGACAGCGCCGGCCTGGTCACCGATTGGAATGCCCGGGCGGTCAGCATCTTCGGCTGGGAACAGGCCGAAGTCATGGGCCAGCCGCTGGAGCAATTGATCATTCCGGAGACCCTGCGGGAAAAGCACCGGCAAGGCATTGCACACTTCCTCGCCACCGGCGAAGGCCCGGTATTGAACCGGCGCATTGAGCTACCCGCCCGTCGTCGCGACGGCAGCGAGATTCCGGTGGAACTGACCATCACCGTGCTGCGGAAGGAAGGCGCGGTGGAGTTCCCCTGTTTTCTGCACGATATCAGCGAGCGCAAACATAGCGAGGCCCTGCTGCTCAAACAGCAGGAAACGCTGCGTTCCATTTCCGACAATCTCCCCGCGCTGGTGGGGTTCGTCGATAGCGAGGAGCGTTTCCAGTACTGCAATCGCCAGTTCCAGGCCATGCTGGGTTTGGACGTGCTGGGGATGACGCTGGAGCAGGCCATGGGCAAGGAATTCCATACAGCCATCGCGCCCTTGATCACCGCTGCCCTGCAAGGTGAACCCGCCCGCAGCGACAGCGCCATGATGACCCTGCAGGGCATGCGCGATTTCGAAGGGCGTTTTATCCCGCAGACCGATATCGGCGGCAACGTTGTCGGCTTCCATATCATTGCCTGGGATATTACCGAGCGTAAGCAGCGCGAACGTGAATGGCAGTCGCGCGCTTCGGTGGACGCGCTGACCGGCCTGCTGAATCGGGCCTTCTTTCTGGAAGCCCTGGAATTGGCGCTGCGGCGCCATCGCCGCACGGGCGAAGCACTCGCCGTGCTCTACCTGGATATCGACCACTTCAAGCAGATCAACGATCAACACGGCCATGCCGCCGGCGACGCCGTACTGCAGGCCTTTGCCGGCTATCTCAAGGGAGCCTTGCGCGAGTCCGATATCGTGGGCCGTTTTGGCGGCGACGAGTTTTGCGTGGCACTCGACAATGTCCAATCTCCGGACAACGCCGCTGCCGTGGCGGAAAAAATCCTGGCGGCCGCGCAGCAGCCGGTGCTGTTCCAGGGCACCAGCCTGAGCATCTCGACCAGCATAGGCATCGCCTTCGTCGATATGCCTGCCCTACGGGCCGAGCACCTGATCCCGATGGCCGACGCCGCGCTGTATCGCGCCAAGCAGGCGGGGCGTAATCGCTACAGCCTTGATGTGGTTCCGCCTGCCAGTATGGTGTTCGAGTAG
- the tssM gene encoding type VI secretion system membrane subunit TssM, which translates to MIKRIAGWLAKPLVLSLLLAVLLALLVWFQGPRIAVDGKAPLAAVMVRVQLILVLLGIWLLYWSLRGLAGKLSGVRLVMPGTAALAPDEQNSIDQRNALAHGFREAQRLLRRVGLASRLRGHDIYKLPWYLLLGASASGKSSVLQQSGLRFPAAMMPADGRGNGAPCDWWIAERAVLLDVAGRCTLAPQRDRAELAVWDTLLQYLRRYRRRCPLNGVIVTLNVADLWQDEAARAAQANLLHERISELHLGLGTQFPVYLLVTQCDRLPGFADYFEDLGRDQRAQVWGMSFPLREPDQVDDSLADFPAQFQALVGQMHARLVDRLQQESDLERRAAIHGFPIQFAALGERLAHFLHEAFESSRFRPNTMLRGVYFSSAQQEGSLPMQAISPLAAQLRTPDIATPMAGEPRAFFLTRLLREVIFQESGLAGANWKLERRRGWLQRAAVGAIAVTGLLAAVLLLSNYTHQREQQTAVSRASVELQRWTRNGYNIHQPETLLPLLDTARAIPGGDGRPAPETLLLRYGPYRGERLDGAGQALYQRILQQTLRPYLLNRLGEALRTEGLDPSQRYQTLRAYLMLGNRSVYDAATVLDWIDRDTRGRSGLDGQQKAGLAVHFAALTQGRQVVRDQTADPELVARARVELARQPLAQRLYEPLRVKLLRAVAEPYSVSQMAGINAPLVLSRRSGRLLSQGVEGAYTRSGYIRYLQLRDQAIADLNQQNWVLGKSEAMADAREAGTLKQALDGLYFAEYIERWEALLGDVTLLAPTTLEHQASVVKLLAAADSPMRQFLQAVAKQTSFDSDATAKAAPTNSAASTNPVEQHFTALHQMVGRPGMAGPAPLEQIQAQLKEVGVYLDAALSASQRGVAAPPADEALARLRLAAEGQPELIGSLLGALAGSSASLALSGERERLNALWLATVAPACRQALDGRYPFNRQSAQDVNPDDFGRLLGPGGLVDDFFQKNLLRYVDTTAGQWRWRSQAQASLALPQSVLQEFERAAAIRDAFFADGGKVAAVRFELTPIGMDANLTRFALDLGGQTLVYAHGPARPTAFRWPAAQAARPARLDYAPNLAEAGGGISINGSWALFHLLDKAKLEPLQLDRFNLTFDLGGKQVALALNAASVVNPFNLAALSQFRCPDSL; encoded by the coding sequence ATGATCAAACGAATTGCTGGCTGGCTTGCCAAGCCCCTTGTCCTCTCGCTTTTGCTGGCCGTGCTATTGGCGCTCCTGGTCTGGTTCCAGGGGCCGCGTATCGCCGTGGATGGCAAAGCCCCCCTTGCGGCCGTGATGGTCCGTGTTCAATTGATCCTGGTCTTGCTGGGTATCTGGCTGCTGTATTGGAGCCTGCGCGGCCTGGCCGGCAAATTGTCGGGTGTGCGTTTGGTCATGCCCGGCACGGCTGCGCTGGCGCCGGACGAGCAGAACAGCATCGACCAGCGCAATGCGCTGGCGCACGGTTTTCGCGAAGCGCAGCGGCTGTTGCGCCGGGTCGGGCTGGCTAGCCGGCTACGCGGACACGACATCTACAAATTGCCCTGGTACCTGTTATTGGGTGCCTCGGCCAGTGGCAAAAGCAGCGTGCTGCAGCAATCCGGCCTGCGTTTCCCCGCCGCCATGATGCCCGCCGATGGACGCGGCAACGGCGCGCCCTGCGATTGGTGGATCGCCGAGCGGGCGGTATTGCTGGATGTAGCCGGGCGCTGCACGCTCGCACCGCAGCGCGACCGCGCCGAGCTGGCGGTCTGGGACACGCTGTTGCAGTATTTGCGCCGCTACCGTCGCCGCTGCCCGCTCAATGGCGTGATCGTCACGCTCAATGTCGCCGATCTCTGGCAGGATGAAGCGGCGCGGGCGGCCCAGGCCAATCTGCTGCATGAGCGCATCAGCGAACTGCATCTGGGCTTGGGCACCCAGTTTCCCGTCTATCTGCTGGTGACCCAGTGCGATCGGCTGCCCGGCTTCGCCGACTATTTCGAAGACCTGGGACGCGACCAGCGCGCGCAGGTATGGGGAATGAGCTTTCCCTTGCGCGAACCGGACCAGGTGGACGACAGCCTGGCGGACTTTCCGGCCCAATTCCAGGCCCTGGTCGGCCAAATGCATGCGCGGCTGGTCGACCGGCTGCAACAGGAAAGCGACCTGGAACGGCGCGCCGCCATACACGGCTTTCCGATCCAGTTCGCCGCCTTGGGCGAACGATTGGCTCATTTTCTGCACGAGGCTTTCGAGTCCTCGCGTTTTCGGCCCAATACCATGTTGCGGGGCGTGTATTTCAGCAGCGCCCAGCAAGAGGGTAGCTTGCCCATGCAGGCGATCAGCCCCTTGGCGGCACAGCTGCGCACGCCCGATATCGCCACCCCCATGGCGGGGGAGCCGCGCGCTTTCTTCCTGACCCGCCTGCTGCGCGAAGTGATCTTCCAGGAATCCGGTCTGGCCGGCGCCAACTGGAAGCTGGAGCGGCGCCGGGGCTGGCTGCAGCGGGCGGCGGTGGGCGCCATCGCGGTGACCGGTTTGCTGGCGGCGGTACTCCTGCTAAGCAACTATACCCATCAGCGCGAGCAACAAACGGCGGTCAGCCGGGCGAGTGTGGAATTGCAGCGCTGGACGCGCAATGGCTACAATATTCACCAGCCCGAGACCCTCTTGCCATTGCTGGACACCGCCAGGGCGATCCCCGGCGGCGATGGCCGGCCCGCGCCGGAGACCTTGCTGCTGCGCTACGGCCCTTATCGCGGCGAGCGTCTGGATGGTGCCGGCCAAGCCCTGTACCAACGCATCCTGCAACAGACCTTGCGGCCTTATCTGCTGAATCGCCTGGGCGAGGCCTTGCGGACCGAGGGATTGGATCCGTCCCAACGCTATCAGACCTTGCGGGCCTACCTGATGCTGGGCAATCGCAGTGTCTACGATGCCGCCACGGTATTGGACTGGATAGATCGCGATACACGTGGCCGCAGTGGGCTGGATGGGCAGCAAAAAGCCGGCTTGGCGGTACATTTCGCCGCGCTGACCCAGGGGCGGCAAGTGGTCCGCGACCAAACCGCCGATCCAGAGCTGGTAGCCCGTGCCCGCGTCGAATTGGCCCGTCAACCCTTGGCGCAACGGTTGTACGAACCACTGCGCGTCAAGCTGCTGCGGGCCGTGGCCGAACCCTATTCGGTCAGCCAGATGGCGGGCATCAACGCACCGCTGGTGCTGAGCCGGCGCAGCGGGCGCCTGCTCAGCCAAGGGGTGGAGGGTGCCTACACGCGGTCCGGCTATATCCGCTACCTGCAGTTGCGCGACCAGGCCATCGCCGACCTGAACCAGCAAAACTGGGTGTTGGGCAAAAGCGAGGCCATGGCTGACGCGCGCGAAGCCGGCACGCTGAAGCAGGCACTGGACGGCCTTTACTTCGCCGAATACATCGAACGCTGGGAAGCGCTATTGGGCGATGTGACCTTGCTGGCGCCGACCACGCTGGAGCACCAGGCTTCGGTGGTCAAACTGCTGGCGGCGGCCGATTCGCCCATGCGGCAGTTTTTGCAGGCAGTAGCCAAGCAGACGAGTTTCGATAGCGATGCGACCGCCAAAGCGGCGCCTACGAACAGTGCCGCCAGCACCAATCCGGTCGAACAGCATTTTACCGCCCTGCATCAAATGGTTGGGCGGCCGGGCATGGCCGGGCCGGCGCCGTTGGAGCAGATCCAGGCGCAGTTGAAGGAGGTCGGGGTCTATCTCGATGCGGCCTTGTCCGCCAGCCAGCGGGGCGTGGCCGCACCGCCCGCCGACGAAGCGCTGGCCCGTTTGCGCTTGGCGGCCGAAGGCCAGCCGGAATTGATCGGTTCCCTGCTGGGCGCACTGGCTGGCAGCAGTGCCTCCCTGGCGCTGAGCGGCGAGCGCGAGCGCTTGAATGCGCTGTGGTTGGCGACCGTGGCGCCGGCCTGCCGCCAGGCACTGGATGGCCGCTATCCATTCAACCGGCAAAGCGCACAGGACGTCAATCCGGACGATTTCGGCCGGCTGCTGGGTCCAGGCGGCCTGGTGGACGATTTCTTTCAGAAGAACTTGCTGCGCTATGTCGATACCACGGCCGGCCAATGGCGCTGGCGTAGCCAGGCGCAGGCCAGCCTGGCGCTGCCGCAGAGCGTACTGCAGGAGTTCGAGCGGGCCGCCGCCATCCGCGATGCTTTTTTCGCCGACGGCGGCAAGGTTGCGGCGGTACGTTTCGAGCTGACGCCCATTGGCATGGACGCCAACCTGACCCGCTTCGCCCTCGACCTCGGCGGCCAGACCCTGGTTTACGCCCATGGCCCGGCTCGCCCCACCGCTTTTCGCTGGCCGGCGGCGCAAGCGGCACGGCCGGCTCGACTGGACTACGCCCCCAATCTCGCCGAAGCCGGTGGCGGCATCAGCATCAACGGTAGCTGGGCGCTATTTCATTTGCTCGATAAAGCCAAGCTGGAACCGCTGCAACTGGACCGCTTCAACTTGACATTCGACCTGGGCGGCAAGCAGGTGGCTTTGGCCCTGAATGCCGCCAGCGTGGTGAATCCGTTCAATCTTGCGGCATTGAGCCAGTTCCGCTGCCCGGACAGTTTGTAA